From the genome of Orcinus orca chromosome 5, mOrcOrc1.1, whole genome shotgun sequence, one region includes:
- the EIF4G1 gene encoding eukaryotic translation initiation factor 4 gamma 1 isoform X8 translates to MNKAPQPTGPPPAPSPGLPQPAFPPGQTAPVVFSTPQATQMNTPSQPRQGRSTYVVPTQQYPVQPGAPSFYPGASPTEFGTYAGAYYPAQGVQQFPTGVAPPPVLMNQPPQIAPKRERKTIRIRDPNQGGKDITEEIMSGARTASTPTPPQTGGGLEPQANGETPQVAVVVRPDDRSQGAIIGERPGLPGPEHSPSESQPSSPSPTPSPPPVLEPGSEPNLTVLPIPGDTMTTGMIQTSVEESTPMPPETGEPYCLSPEPTPLAEPILEVEVTLSKPVPESEFSSSPLQVPTPLASHKVEILPEPNGTVLSENLEPELESSPELAPLPPPACPFESPMPIAPTAQPEELLNGAPSPPAVDLSPVSEPEEQAKEATASVAPPTILSATPAVAPPAASPAQEEDMEEEEEEEEEGEAEGEKGGEEPLPLESTPVPAHLSQNLEVASATQVAVSVPKRRRKIKELNKKEAVGDLLDAFKEVNPGIPEVENQPPVGNNPSPEPEGSSVPPRPEEADETWDSKEDKIQNAENIQPGEQKYEYKSDQWKPLNLEEKKRYDREFLLGFQFIFASMQKPEGLPHISDVVLDKANKTPLRPLDPARLPGINCGPDFTPSFANLGRPALSSRGPPRGGPGGELPRGPQAGLGPRRSQQGPRKEPRKIIATVSMTEDIKLNKAEKAWKPSSKRTVTDKDRGEEDTDGSKTQDLFRRVRSILNKLTPQMFQQLMKQVTQLAIDTEERLKGVIDLIFEKAISEPNFSVAYANMCRCLMALKVPTTEKPTVTVNFRKLLLNRCQKEFEKDKDDDEVFEKKQKEMDEAATAEERGRLKEELEEARDIARRRSLGNIKFIGELFKLKMLTEAIMHDCVVKLLKNHDEESLECLCRLLTTIGKDLDFEKAKPRMDQYFNQMEKIIKEKKTSSRIRFMLQDVLDLRRSNWVPRRGDQGPKTIDQIHKEAEMEEHREHIKVQQLMAKGGDKRRGGPPGPPISRGLPLVDDGGWNTVPISKGSRPIDTSRLTKITKPGSIDSNNQLFAPGGRLSWGKGSSGGSGAKPSDAASEAARPATSTLNRFSALQQAVPTESTDNRRVVQRSSLSRERGEKAGDRGDRLERSERGGDRGDRLDRARTPATKRSFSKEVEERSRERPSQPEGLRKAASLTEDRDRGRDAVKREAALPPASPPKAALSEEELEKKSRAIIEEYLHLNDMKEAVQCVQELASPSLLFIFVRHGIESTLERSAIAREHMGRLLHQLLCAGHLSTAQYYQGLYEILELAEDMEIDIPHVWLYLAELVTPILHEGGVPMGELFREITKPLRPLGKAASLLLEILGLLCKSMGPKKVGTLWREAGLSWKEFLPEGQDVGAFVTAQKVEYTLGEESEAPGQRLLSSDELSKQLEKLLKEGSTNQRVFDWIEANVNEQQVASNTLVRALMTTVCYSAIISETPLRVDVAVLKARAKLLQKYLCDEQKELQALYALQALVVTLEQPPNLLRMFFDALYDEDVVKEDAFYSWESSKDPAEQQGKGVALKSVTAFFKWLREAEEEESDHN, encoded by the exons ATGAACAAAGCTCCACAGCCCACAggccccccacctgccccatccCCTGGACTCCCACAG CCAGCGTTTCCCCCGGGGCAGACAGCACCGGTGGTGTTCAGTACGCCTCAAGCGACACAAATGAACACGCCTTCTCAGCCCCGCCAG GGGCGTTCCACATATGTTGTCCCGACACAGCAGTATCCTGTGCAGCCGGGAGCCCCAAGCTTCTATCCGGGTGCAAGCCCTACAGAGTTTGGGACCTACG CTGGCGCCTACTACCCAGCCCAGGGTGTGCAGCAATTTCCCACTGGTGTGGCTCCCCCGCCGGTTTTGATGAACCAGCCACCCCAGATTGCTCCCAAGAGGGAGCGGAAGACG atccGAATTCGAGACCCAAACCAAGGAGGGAAGGATATCACGGAGGAGATCATGTCTGGGGCCCGCACTGCCTccacacccacccctccccag ACGGGAGGTGGTCTGGAGCCTCAGGCTAATGGGGAGACACCCCAGGTTGCTGTTGTTGTCCGGCCAG ATGACCGGTCGCAGGGAGCAATCATTGGGGAGCGGCCAGGGCtgcctggcccagagcacagCCCTTCAGAATCCCAGCCTTCATCACCTTCTCCGACCCCATCACCACCCCCAGTCTTGGAACCGGGGTCTGAGCCTAATCTCACAGTCCTCCCTATTCCTGGGGACACTATGACAACGGGGATGATACAAACATCTGTAGAAGAATCAACCCCCATGCCCCCTGAAACTGGGGAGCCATATTGCCTCTCTCCAGAACCCACTCCCCTCGCTGAACCCATACTGGAAGTAGAAGTGACACTTAGCAAACCAGTTCCAGAATCTGAGTTCTCTTCCAGTCCTCTCCAGGTTCCCACCCCCCTGGCATCTCACAAGGTGGAAATTCTTCCTGAGCCTAATGGCACAGTCCTATCTGAGAATTTGGAACCAGAGTTGGAGTCGAGCCCGGAGcttgcccctctccctcccccggcTTGTCCCTTTGAATCCCCCATGCCCATTGCTCCAACTGCCCAACCTGAGGAGCTGCTCAACGGAGCCCCCTCGCCACCAGCTGTGGACTTAAGCCCCGTCAGTGAACCAGAGGAGCAGGCCAAGGAGGCTACAGCATCGGTGGCTCCCCCCACCATCCTTTCTGCCACTCCAGCTGTGGCTCCTCCAGCTGCTTCCCCTGCTCAGGAGGAGGacatggaggaagaggaagaagaggaagaggaaggagaagctgagggtgagaagggaggagaggaaccGCTCCCCCTAGAGAGCACCCCTGTCCCAGCCCACCTGTCCCAGAATTTGGAGGTGGCATCAGCCACCCAAG TGGCAGTATCTGTGCCAAAGAGGAGACGGAAAATTAAGGAGCTCAATAAGAAGGAGGCTGTAGGAGACCTTCTAGATGCCTTCAAGGAG GTGAACCCAGGAATACCAGAGGTAGAAAATCAGCCTCCTGTAGGCAACAATCCCAGCCCAGAGCCTGAGGGCAGCAGTGTGCCCCCGCGACCTGAGGAAGCAGACGAGACCTGGGACTCAAAGGAAGACAAGATTCAAAATGCTGAGAACATCCAGCCGGGGGAACAGAAGTATGAATATAAGTCAG ATCAGTGGAAGCCTCTAAACCTTGAGGAGAAAAAGCGTTATGACCGTGAGTTCCTGCTTGGCTTTCAGTTCATCTTTGCCAGTATGCAGAAGCCAGAGGGATTGCCCCATATCAGTGATGTGGTGTTGGATAAG GCCAATAAAACACCATTGCGGCCACTGGATCCCGCCAGACTTCCAGGCATAAATTGTGGCCCAGACTTCACTCCGTCCTTTGCCAACCTTGGCCGACCAGCCCTTAGCAGCCGTGGGCCCCCGAGGGGTGGGCCAGGTGGGGAGCTGCCCCGAGGGCCG CAGGCTGGTCTGGGACCCCGGCGATCTCAGCAGGGCCCCCGAAAGGAACCACGCAAGATCATTGCCACGGTGTCAATGACTGAAGATATAAAGCTGAACAAAGCAGAGAAGGCCTGGAAACCCAGTAGCAAGCGGACAGTGACTGATAAGgaccgaggggaggaggacacTGATGGCAGCAAAACCCAG gaCCTGTTCCGCAGGGTGCGCTCCATCCTGAATAAGCTGACACCCCAGATGTTCCAGCAGCTTATGAAGCAGGTGACGCAGCTAGCCATCGACACCGAGGAACGCCTCAAAGGGGTCATTGACCTCATCTTCGAGAAGGCCATTTCAGAACCCAACTTCTCTGTGGCCTATGCCAACATGTGCCGCTGCCTCATGGCG CTGAAAGTGCCCACTACAGAAAAGCCAACAGTGACTGTGAACTTCAGAAAACTGTTGTTAAATCGATGTcagaaagagtttgaaaaagacaaagatgatgATGAGGTTTTTGAGAAGAAGCAAAAAGAGATGGATGAAGCTGCCACG GCAGAGGAACGGGGACGCCTGAAGGAAGAGCTGGAAGAGGCTCGAGACATAGCCCGGCGGCGCTCTTTAGGGAATATCAAGTTTATCGGGGAGTTGTTCAAGCTGAAGATGTTAACAGAGGCGATCATGCACGACTGTGTGGTTAAACTACTTAAGAACCATGATGAAGAGTCCCTCGAATGCCTTTGCCGTCTGCTCACCACCATTGGCAAAGACCTGGACTTTGAAAAGGCCAAG CCCCGGATGGATCAGTATTTCAACCAGATGGAAAAAATCATTAAGGAAAAGAAGACTTCATCCCGAATCCGCTTTATGCTGCAAGACGTGCTGGATCTGCGACGG AGCAATTGGGTGCCGCGTCGAGGGGACCAGGGTCCCAAGACGATTGACCAAATCCACAAGGAAGCTGAGATGGAGGAGCATCGGGAGCACATAAAAGTGCAGCAGTTAATGGCCAAGGGCGGCGACAAGCGTCGGGGTGGTCCTCCAGGCCCACCCATCA GCCGTGGCCTTCCACTTGTGGATGATGGTGGCTGGAACACAGTGCCCATCAGCAAGGGCAGCCGCCCTATTGACACCTCACGACTCACTAAGATCACgaag cCTGGCTCCATTGATTCTAACAACCAGCTGTTTGCACCTGGAGGGCGATTGAGCTGGGGCAAGGGTAGCAGTGGAGGCTCAGGAGCCAAGCCCTCCGATGCAG CATCAGAAGCTGCTCGTCCAGCTACTAGTACTTTGAATCGCTTCTCAGCCCTTCAACAAGCAGTACCTACAGAAAGCACAGATAACAGACGTGTGGTACAGAG GAGTAGCTTGAGCCGGGAACGAGGTGAGAAAGCTGGGGACCGGGGAGACCGCCTAGAGCGGAGTGAACGGGGAGGTGACCGTGGTGACCGGCTTGATCGCGCACGGACACCTGCCACCAAGCGGAGCTTCAGCAAGGAAGTGGAGGAGCGGAGTAGAGAGCGGCCCTCTCAGCCTGAGGGACTGCGCAAGGCAGCTAGCCTCACGGAGGATCGGGACCGCGGGCGGGATGCTG TGAAGCGAGAAGCCGCCCTGCCCCCTGCGAGTCCTCCGAAGGCTGCGCTCTCTGAAGAGGAGCTGGAGAAGAAATCCAGGGCCATCATTGAGGAATACCTCCATCTCAATGACATGAAG GAGGCGGTTCAGTGTGTGCAGGAGCTGGCCTCGCCCTCGCTGCTCTTCATCTTTGTGCGGCACGGCATCGAGTCCACACTGGAGCGCAGCGCCATTGCCCGTGAGCACATGGGGCGACTGCTGCACCAGCTGCTCTGTGCCGGGCACCTCTCCACTGCTCAGTACTACCAAGG GCTCTATGAAATCCTGGAATTGGCTGAAGACATGGAAATTGACATCCCTCATGTGTGGCTCTACCTAGCAGAACTGGTAACGCCCATTCTGCATGAAGGTGGGGTGCCCATGGGGGAGCTGTTCAG GGAGATTACAAAACCTCTGAGACCCCTGGGCAAAGCTGCTTCCCTGTTGCTGGAGATCCTGGGGCTCCTATGCAAAAGCATG GGTCCCAAGAAGGTGGGGACGCTGTGGCGAGAGGCTGGACTCAGCTGGAAGGAATTTTTACCTGAAGGCCAGGATGTCGGTGCCTTTGTCACTGCGCAG AAGGTGGAGTATACCTTGGGAGAGGAGTCAGAAGCCCCTGGCCAGAGGTTGCTGTCCTCTGATGAGCTGAGCAAGCAGCTGGAGAAGCTGCTAAAGGAGGGCAGCACTAACCAGCGGGTGTTTGACTGGATAGAG GCCAACGTGAATGAGCAGCAGGTAGCATCCAACACATTAGTTCGAGCTCTCATGACAACGGTCTGCTATTCTGCAATTATCT CTGAGACTCCTCTCCGAGTGGATGTTGCGGTGCTGAAAGCGCGAGCGAAACTGCTACAGAAGTACCTATGTGACGAGCAGAAGGAGCTGCAGGCGCTCTACGCCCTCCAGGCCCTTGTAGTGACCTTAGAACAGCCCCCCA ACCTGCTTCGGATGTTCTTTGATGCGCTGTACGATGAGGACGTGGTGAAGGAGGACGCCTTCTATAGTTGGGAGAGTAGCAAGGACCCCGCTGAACAGCAGGGCAAGGGTGTGGCCCTTAAATCTGTCACAGCTTTCTTCAAGTGGCTTCGTGAGGCCGAGGAGGAGGAGTCTGACCACAACTGA
- the EIF4G1 gene encoding eukaryotic translation initiation factor 4 gamma 1 isoform X4, whose protein sequence is MNKAPQPTGPPPAPSPGLPQPAFPPGQTAPVVFSTPQATQMNTPSQPRQHFYPSRAQPPSSAASRVQSAAPARPGPAAHVYPAGSQVMMIPSQISYPASQGAYYIPGQGRSTYVVPTQQYPVQPGAPSFYPGASPTEFGTYAGAYYPAQGVQQFPTGVAPPPVLMNQPPQIAPKRERKTIRIRDPNQGGKDITEEIMSGARTASTPTPPQTGGGLEPQANGETPQVAVVVRPDDRSQGAIIGERPGLPGPEHSPSESQPSSPSPTPSPPPVLEPGSEPNLTVLPIPGDTMTTGMIQTSVEESTPMPPETGEPYCLSPEPTPLAEPILEVEVTLSKPVPESEFSSSPLQVPTPLASHKVEILPEPNGTVLSENLEPELESSPELAPLPPPACPFESPMPIAPTAQPEELLNGAPSPPAVDLSPVSEPEEQAKEATASVAPPTILSATPAVAPPAASPAQEEDMEEEEEEEEEGEAEGEKGGEEPLPLESTPVPAHLSQNLEVASATQVAVSVPKRRRKIKELNKKEAVGDLLDAFKEVNPGIPEVENQPPVGNNPSPEPEGSSVPPRPEEADETWDSKEDKIQNAENIQPGEQKYEYKSDQWKPLNLEEKKRYDREFLLGFQFIFASMQKPEGLPHISDVVLDKANKTPLRPLDPARLPGINCGPDFTPSFANLGRPALSSRGPPRGGPGGELPRGPAGLGPRRSQQGPRKEPRKIIATVSMTEDIKLNKAEKAWKPSSKRTVTDKDRGEEDTDGSKTQDLFRRVRSILNKLTPQMFQQLMKQVTQLAIDTEERLKGVIDLIFEKAISEPNFSVAYANMCRCLMALKVPTTEKPTVTVNFRKLLLNRCQKEFEKDKDDDEVFEKKQKEMDEAATAEERGRLKEELEEARDIARRRSLGNIKFIGELFKLKMLTEAIMHDCVVKLLKNHDEESLECLCRLLTTIGKDLDFEKAKPRMDQYFNQMEKIIKEKKTSSRIRFMLQDVLDLRRSNWVPRRGDQGPKTIDQIHKEAEMEEHREHIKVQQLMAKGGDKRRGGPPGPPISRGLPLVDDGGWNTVPISKGSRPIDTSRLTKITKPGSIDSNNQLFAPGGRLSWGKGSSGGSGAKPSDAASEAARPATSTLNRFSALQQAVPTESTDNRRVVQRSSLSRERGEKAGDRGDRLERSERGGDRGDRLDRARTPATKRSFSKEVEERSRERPSQPEGLRKAASLTEDRDRGRDAVKREAALPPASPPKAALSEEELEKKSRAIIEEYLHLNDMKEAVQCVQELASPSLLFIFVRHGIESTLERSAIAREHMGRLLHQLLCAGHLSTAQYYQGLYEILELAEDMEIDIPHVWLYLAELVTPILHEGGVPMGELFREITKPLRPLGKAASLLLEILGLLCKSMGPKKVGTLWREAGLSWKEFLPEGQDVGAFVTAQKVEYTLGEESEAPGQRLLSSDELSKQLEKLLKEGSTNQRVFDWIEANVNEQQVASNTLVRALMTTVCYSAIISETPLRVDVAVLKARAKLLQKYLCDEQKELQALYALQALVVTLEQPPNLLRMFFDALYDEDVVKEDAFYSWESSKDPAEQQGKGVALKSVTAFFKWLREAEEEESDHN, encoded by the exons ATGAACAAAGCTCCACAGCCCACAggccccccacctgccccatccCCTGGACTCCCACAG CCAGCGTTTCCCCCGGGGCAGACAGCACCGGTGGTGTTCAGTACGCCTCAAGCGACACAAATGAACACGCCTTCTCAGCCCCGCCAG CACTTCTACCCTAGCCGGGCCCAGCCCCCGAGCAGTGCAGCCTCCCGAGTGCAGAgtgcagcccccgcccgccctggcccAGCTGCCCATGTCTACCCTGCTGGATCCCAAGTAATGATGATCCCTTCCCAGATCTCCTACCCAGCCTCCCAGGGGGCCTACTACATCCCCGGACAG GGGCGTTCCACATATGTTGTCCCGACACAGCAGTATCCTGTGCAGCCGGGAGCCCCAAGCTTCTATCCGGGTGCAAGCCCTACAGAGTTTGGGACCTACG CTGGCGCCTACTACCCAGCCCAGGGTGTGCAGCAATTTCCCACTGGTGTGGCTCCCCCGCCGGTTTTGATGAACCAGCCACCCCAGATTGCTCCCAAGAGGGAGCGGAAGACG atccGAATTCGAGACCCAAACCAAGGAGGGAAGGATATCACGGAGGAGATCATGTCTGGGGCCCGCACTGCCTccacacccacccctccccag ACGGGAGGTGGTCTGGAGCCTCAGGCTAATGGGGAGACACCCCAGGTTGCTGTTGTTGTCCGGCCAG ATGACCGGTCGCAGGGAGCAATCATTGGGGAGCGGCCAGGGCtgcctggcccagagcacagCCCTTCAGAATCCCAGCCTTCATCACCTTCTCCGACCCCATCACCACCCCCAGTCTTGGAACCGGGGTCTGAGCCTAATCTCACAGTCCTCCCTATTCCTGGGGACACTATGACAACGGGGATGATACAAACATCTGTAGAAGAATCAACCCCCATGCCCCCTGAAACTGGGGAGCCATATTGCCTCTCTCCAGAACCCACTCCCCTCGCTGAACCCATACTGGAAGTAGAAGTGACACTTAGCAAACCAGTTCCAGAATCTGAGTTCTCTTCCAGTCCTCTCCAGGTTCCCACCCCCCTGGCATCTCACAAGGTGGAAATTCTTCCTGAGCCTAATGGCACAGTCCTATCTGAGAATTTGGAACCAGAGTTGGAGTCGAGCCCGGAGcttgcccctctccctcccccggcTTGTCCCTTTGAATCCCCCATGCCCATTGCTCCAACTGCCCAACCTGAGGAGCTGCTCAACGGAGCCCCCTCGCCACCAGCTGTGGACTTAAGCCCCGTCAGTGAACCAGAGGAGCAGGCCAAGGAGGCTACAGCATCGGTGGCTCCCCCCACCATCCTTTCTGCCACTCCAGCTGTGGCTCCTCCAGCTGCTTCCCCTGCTCAGGAGGAGGacatggaggaagaggaagaagaggaagaggaaggagaagctgagggtgagaagggaggagaggaaccGCTCCCCCTAGAGAGCACCCCTGTCCCAGCCCACCTGTCCCAGAATTTGGAGGTGGCATCAGCCACCCAAG TGGCAGTATCTGTGCCAAAGAGGAGACGGAAAATTAAGGAGCTCAATAAGAAGGAGGCTGTAGGAGACCTTCTAGATGCCTTCAAGGAG GTGAACCCAGGAATACCAGAGGTAGAAAATCAGCCTCCTGTAGGCAACAATCCCAGCCCAGAGCCTGAGGGCAGCAGTGTGCCCCCGCGACCTGAGGAAGCAGACGAGACCTGGGACTCAAAGGAAGACAAGATTCAAAATGCTGAGAACATCCAGCCGGGGGAACAGAAGTATGAATATAAGTCAG ATCAGTGGAAGCCTCTAAACCTTGAGGAGAAAAAGCGTTATGACCGTGAGTTCCTGCTTGGCTTTCAGTTCATCTTTGCCAGTATGCAGAAGCCAGAGGGATTGCCCCATATCAGTGATGTGGTGTTGGATAAG GCCAATAAAACACCATTGCGGCCACTGGATCCCGCCAGACTTCCAGGCATAAATTGTGGCCCAGACTTCACTCCGTCCTTTGCCAACCTTGGCCGACCAGCCCTTAGCAGCCGTGGGCCCCCGAGGGGTGGGCCAGGTGGGGAGCTGCCCCGAGGGCCG GCTGGTCTGGGACCCCGGCGATCTCAGCAGGGCCCCCGAAAGGAACCACGCAAGATCATTGCCACGGTGTCAATGACTGAAGATATAAAGCTGAACAAAGCAGAGAAGGCCTGGAAACCCAGTAGCAAGCGGACAGTGACTGATAAGgaccgaggggaggaggacacTGATGGCAGCAAAACCCAG gaCCTGTTCCGCAGGGTGCGCTCCATCCTGAATAAGCTGACACCCCAGATGTTCCAGCAGCTTATGAAGCAGGTGACGCAGCTAGCCATCGACACCGAGGAACGCCTCAAAGGGGTCATTGACCTCATCTTCGAGAAGGCCATTTCAGAACCCAACTTCTCTGTGGCCTATGCCAACATGTGCCGCTGCCTCATGGCG CTGAAAGTGCCCACTACAGAAAAGCCAACAGTGACTGTGAACTTCAGAAAACTGTTGTTAAATCGATGTcagaaagagtttgaaaaagacaaagatgatgATGAGGTTTTTGAGAAGAAGCAAAAAGAGATGGATGAAGCTGCCACG GCAGAGGAACGGGGACGCCTGAAGGAAGAGCTGGAAGAGGCTCGAGACATAGCCCGGCGGCGCTCTTTAGGGAATATCAAGTTTATCGGGGAGTTGTTCAAGCTGAAGATGTTAACAGAGGCGATCATGCACGACTGTGTGGTTAAACTACTTAAGAACCATGATGAAGAGTCCCTCGAATGCCTTTGCCGTCTGCTCACCACCATTGGCAAAGACCTGGACTTTGAAAAGGCCAAG CCCCGGATGGATCAGTATTTCAACCAGATGGAAAAAATCATTAAGGAAAAGAAGACTTCATCCCGAATCCGCTTTATGCTGCAAGACGTGCTGGATCTGCGACGG AGCAATTGGGTGCCGCGTCGAGGGGACCAGGGTCCCAAGACGATTGACCAAATCCACAAGGAAGCTGAGATGGAGGAGCATCGGGAGCACATAAAAGTGCAGCAGTTAATGGCCAAGGGCGGCGACAAGCGTCGGGGTGGTCCTCCAGGCCCACCCATCA GCCGTGGCCTTCCACTTGTGGATGATGGTGGCTGGAACACAGTGCCCATCAGCAAGGGCAGCCGCCCTATTGACACCTCACGACTCACTAAGATCACgaag cCTGGCTCCATTGATTCTAACAACCAGCTGTTTGCACCTGGAGGGCGATTGAGCTGGGGCAAGGGTAGCAGTGGAGGCTCAGGAGCCAAGCCCTCCGATGCAG CATCAGAAGCTGCTCGTCCAGCTACTAGTACTTTGAATCGCTTCTCAGCCCTTCAACAAGCAGTACCTACAGAAAGCACAGATAACAGACGTGTGGTACAGAG GAGTAGCTTGAGCCGGGAACGAGGTGAGAAAGCTGGGGACCGGGGAGACCGCCTAGAGCGGAGTGAACGGGGAGGTGACCGTGGTGACCGGCTTGATCGCGCACGGACACCTGCCACCAAGCGGAGCTTCAGCAAGGAAGTGGAGGAGCGGAGTAGAGAGCGGCCCTCTCAGCCTGAGGGACTGCGCAAGGCAGCTAGCCTCACGGAGGATCGGGACCGCGGGCGGGATGCTG TGAAGCGAGAAGCCGCCCTGCCCCCTGCGAGTCCTCCGAAGGCTGCGCTCTCTGAAGAGGAGCTGGAGAAGAAATCCAGGGCCATCATTGAGGAATACCTCCATCTCAATGACATGAAG GAGGCGGTTCAGTGTGTGCAGGAGCTGGCCTCGCCCTCGCTGCTCTTCATCTTTGTGCGGCACGGCATCGAGTCCACACTGGAGCGCAGCGCCATTGCCCGTGAGCACATGGGGCGACTGCTGCACCAGCTGCTCTGTGCCGGGCACCTCTCCACTGCTCAGTACTACCAAGG GCTCTATGAAATCCTGGAATTGGCTGAAGACATGGAAATTGACATCCCTCATGTGTGGCTCTACCTAGCAGAACTGGTAACGCCCATTCTGCATGAAGGTGGGGTGCCCATGGGGGAGCTGTTCAG GGAGATTACAAAACCTCTGAGACCCCTGGGCAAAGCTGCTTCCCTGTTGCTGGAGATCCTGGGGCTCCTATGCAAAAGCATG GGTCCCAAGAAGGTGGGGACGCTGTGGCGAGAGGCTGGACTCAGCTGGAAGGAATTTTTACCTGAAGGCCAGGATGTCGGTGCCTTTGTCACTGCGCAG AAGGTGGAGTATACCTTGGGAGAGGAGTCAGAAGCCCCTGGCCAGAGGTTGCTGTCCTCTGATGAGCTGAGCAAGCAGCTGGAGAAGCTGCTAAAGGAGGGCAGCACTAACCAGCGGGTGTTTGACTGGATAGAG GCCAACGTGAATGAGCAGCAGGTAGCATCCAACACATTAGTTCGAGCTCTCATGACAACGGTCTGCTATTCTGCAATTATCT CTGAGACTCCTCTCCGAGTGGATGTTGCGGTGCTGAAAGCGCGAGCGAAACTGCTACAGAAGTACCTATGTGACGAGCAGAAGGAGCTGCAGGCGCTCTACGCCCTCCAGGCCCTTGTAGTGACCTTAGAACAGCCCCCCA ACCTGCTTCGGATGTTCTTTGATGCGCTGTACGATGAGGACGTGGTGAAGGAGGACGCCTTCTATAGTTGGGAGAGTAGCAAGGACCCCGCTGAACAGCAGGGCAAGGGTGTGGCCCTTAAATCTGTCACAGCTTTCTTCAAGTGGCTTCGTGAGGCCGAGGAGGAGGAGTCTGACCACAACTGA